DNA sequence from the Streptomyces sp. NBC_01497 genome:
CACCGGGCTGTGCACGTTCTCCTGCGCCGGGCATCCGCCGCCCGCCCTGGTCGACCCCGACGGCGGTGTGCGCCACCTCGATCTGCCGGCCGGTACGCCGATCGGCTTCGGGGAGGGCGGGTACGAGGAGAGGGCCGTGCCCGTCGCGGACGGCACGCTCGTCGCGCTGTTCACGGACGGCCTCCTCAACGGCCGCGCGGCGGACCTCGACCGGGGTCTGGAGCGCCTGCGCACCCAGCTCGCGCGTCCGGCGGACGACCTCGGCGCCTACTGCCGGGGCGTGACCCATTCCATGACCGGCCACGAGCCGCAGGACGACGCGGCGCTGCTGGTGGCCCGCATACGCGGCAGGGCGGCGGTGGGGGCCCGCTGAGGGATCGTCCGATCGGGCCTCGCCCACCGGGGCCCGTCGCGCATCCGGTCCGGCGCGCCGTCGCGCGCGGGGACGCGGGAGTTACCGCGCGCCCGCCAGTACCTCGGCGGCGGCGACGCCTGAAGCCGCCGTGGCGCCGTGCGTGAAGATGTGCAGCGCGCCGGGGGCGCAGGCGCCGGGCAGGCCCATCTCCACCACGATCGCGTCGGGCCGTGCCACGGTGAGGTCCGCGAGCGCGCGGCCCATCCACGCGTGGCGTGCCGCGTCCCGGACGACCACCACGATGGGGCGCCCCGCGGCGGGCGCCAGCGCGTACTCCTGCAGGAGCGCGGCGCGCTCCGCGAGTTCCTGCGGGTGGACGCGGACGAAGGTCGTTCCGGGGAGGCGCTCGCGCAGCGGGACGGCGACGCCCCAGGGTGTCTCCTTGGCGATGGCGAGGTTCGTCGACGGCACGAGTTCCACCACGTGCGGCGCCGCGGTCAGCGGCAGGACGTCGTCCGCGGGTCCGCTGAGCCGGATGGCGCGGCGCGCCGCGACGTAGCCGATGTCGCCGCTCACCGGGTCCACCGGGACGGCGCTGCCCAGGCGGACCGACCAGTCGGCGAACTCCCGCACCCGCTCCGCTGCCTCCACGAGGCGCTCCTCGGGCAGTTCGCCCGAGCGGACGGCGTCCACCAGGGCGTCGGCGAGCAGTCGCGTGGTGGACTCCTCGGCGCTCTCGCCGCCGACGCAGACCGCGTCCGCGCCCGCGAGGACGGCCTTCACGGTGGCACCGCCGATGCCGTACAGGTTCGTGACGGCACCCATCTCGATCGCGTCGGTGACGATGAGGCCGTCGAAGCCGAGTTCCTTGCGCAGCAGTTCGACGAGGATGCGCCGGCTGAGGGTGGCGGGCAGGTCCGGGTCGTAGGCCGGTACCAGGAGGTGGCCGCTCATGACGGCGCGCACGCCGGCGTCGAGGGCGGCGCGGAACGGCGGCAGCGCCTGTTCGGCGATCCGGTCCAGGTCGGCCTCGTAGCTGGGCAGGCCGTGGTGCGAGTCGACGGCGACATCGCCGTGGCCGGGGAAGTGCTTGGCGCAGGCCGCGACACCGGCGGACTGCAGCCCCCGCACCCAGGCGCCCGCGTGCCGCGACACCACGGCGGTCTCGATGCCGAAGGACCGGACTCCGATGACGGGGTTGTCCGGGTTGGAGTTGACGTCGACGCTGGGCGCGTAGTCGAGGCTCACCCCGGCGGCGTGCAACTGGCGGCCCAGGTCGCGGGCGACGCACTCCGTCAGCTCGACGTCGTCCACGGCGCCGAGCGCGAAGTTGCCGGGCCGGGTCGAACCGGTCGCGGACTCCAGGCGGGTGACGTCCCCGGCCTCCTCGTCGATCGCGATGATCAACGACGGATTCTCGGCGCGGAGCTGAGCCGTCAGCCGCGCGACCTGCTGGGGGGAGGCGATGTTGCGCGTGAACAGCACGACCGATGACAGCCCGGCACCGATCGCGCGCAGGATCCAGTCCGGTGCCTCGGTGCCCGCGAAGCCCGGTTGGAGGACGGAGAGCGCGAGAGCGCGCACGTCCTGGTTGTGCTTGCTGGAGGACATCGACCGGGCCTTCCGGGGGAGTGCGGGACATATCGAGAGCAGCGGTGTGATTGGTACAGGCCAAAGGGATATTGGCCTAGGCCAATCGGGGTGTCAAGGGTGCGAGGCGTCGTGCGCGGTGCGCCTCGCGCGTGATCGCCCCCGCTGCGGTAGCCGGCCGCTCCTTCCCACGGGCCCCGACGCCGGGCCTTCCCGCGGGCCCCGACGCCGGGCGGGCGTGTGTGCTCGGGAACTCGGGGCCCGGGGTCCCGGGGCTCCCGTTTCTCGACCCCGGAACTGAACCTTCGCGGCTGCGCCCACGTCTGACGGGTGGGCAGTTCTTCCGCGACAACGCTCCGTTCTGGCCCGGATCGTTTCGAACGGGTGTGACGCTTGTGCGTTCCGGGTAACGGATGTGCCCGATTTCGCTATTGACAGGGGAAGTTGGTCTAGTCCATTTTGGTGGGACGCGAGTGACGCAAGAAACGGATGTGACGAACCGGCCCGCCCGGTCCCGACCATTCACCGAGCGGAACCGAACGGACACCCTCGGGTGTCCATGGCCCGTCGAGGGCAGCAAGCGCAAGGGCAAGTGCAAGGGGCGAGAAGCTGGTGCTGTATGCGCGGAGAACCACACCGACTGCGGCTGACCGCTCGACGCGGCAGTGCGCGCCCCCCGACTCCCCGTCGCTCTGAACCCCGCCTCCCAGCGCCGGCGCCCACCCTCTGCCCGTCTGTCCGACCGCCCGTCTGAGGCTTCGGAGAGGCCCCCACCAGTCGGTGTGACAACGGCGCCCTGTCCCACGGCTGTGCGCGGCAGCCACCGGCCCGGCTCCGAACCTGACGGGTCCTCGGAAGCCGTTCCCCCCACTGACCGTGTGTGCCCCCACACCGGATCCCTCCCGGCCCCGTTCGCGTGCCGGAGGCGATCCGTTCAGTGACATCGACACAAGAACGAGCCTTGGAGCGACTCCATGCAGGCATCTGACCGCTATCTGTACCGGGTCCCGTCGGACGTCCCGTATTTCAGCAGGGACGCCGACACCTATCTGGCACAGACACCGCTGCGGGAACTCCGCAAGGAGCACAAGCTCCGCGTGCTGTCGGAAGAGGACTTCACCTTCTGGCAGACCTACGGCTACATCGTGGTCAAGCAGGCCGTACCGACCGCGGTGGCGGAACAACTGCTGGAATTCGCCTGGGATTTCCAGGGCCTCGACCCCCAGCGGCCGGAGACCTGGTACGAGGAGCGGGAATACCGCTCGGACCTCGACCGCGAACTGCACATCTACGGCTTCGTGGAGGCCTACCAGCACCAGCTCATCTGGGACAACCGCCAGGCGCAGCGCGTCTACGACGCCTTCGTCGACGTCTGGGACTGCGAAGAGCTCTGGGTGACGCTGGACCGGCTCAACCTCAACCCGCCCAACGTCAGGACCCGTGACCGCGCGCTCATCCCGTCCACCGAGCGCGGCTTCGACATCAAGCTGCACTGGGACATCGACTCCACGCTCGGCGTCGTGCCGCAGCGCGTGCAGGGCATCATCGCGCTCAACGACACCAAGCCGGACCAGGGCGGCTTCCAGTGCAACCCGGAGCTGTTCCGCCACTTCGACCGCTGGAAGGTGGACCAGCCCGCGGACCGGGACCCGATCAGGCCCGCATACGACCCGGCCGAGTTCCCGGTGGTACGTCCCGACCTGGAGGCGGGCGACCTGCTGATCTGGAACGGCGCCCTGGCCCACGGCGTGGCACCCAACATCTCCACCGACGGGGTGCGCGCCGTGCAGTACCTCTCGATGATGCCCGCGCTGGAGTCCCACGAGGAGCTGCGCCGCTCCCGCGTGAACTCGTGGCGCACCCTGAGCACCCCCGAATGGAACGGGACACTGCTCGGCGACCGGGACAAGCACGAGTCGCTGCGGTACGGCCCGGCCGAACTGAGCGATCTGGGCTCCAAGCTGCTGGGCCTCACGTCCTGGACCGGTGAGCGGTTCGACGAGTCGACCGGGGACGGGACATGCGCAGAATCTGCCTGACACTCCCCACCAACCGGGAGTGCGCCGGGACGATAGCGGCCGTGCACGAGGAAGCCGCCCACGCCGCACGCCACTTCGACGTCGAGGTGCACCTGCTCGTCCTGGACTCCTCCGGCGCCGCCGACTTCGCCGCGCACGCCGAGGCCGTCCGGCGGGCGCCCCGGGTGCCCGGTGTGGTCGTGCACCACCTCGGGGAGAGCGGACAGCGCGACTTCCTGAGGCGGGTGATCCGCCACGCCGACGTGCCCAAACCGGACCTGATGCTCGACCTCATGCTCCCCGGGGGCGTCTCCTACGGTGCGTGCACCAACCGGGCGTTCCTGATCGCCGCAGCGCTCGGCTGCCGGTCCGTGCATCGCAGGGACTCGGACAGCCGCTACCAAGTGCTGGACGGCGCACCCGTGTTCCCCATCCACCACGAGCTGATGTCGCTCGGCAAGCGGGCCGGCGACGCGGCCGGCGGCGTCACGTCGAGCGACCTTGACCCGCGGTACGCGGACCGGCCGGTGTCGATGGTGGCCGGCTCCTTCGTGGGCGAGCTCTCCGTCGACATCGGCGAGATCCAGGAGCTGGACCCCGAGGTCTACGTCGACGTCGTCAGCCTCTGGGCGCCCGTCGACTGGAGTGACAAGCAGAAGCGGGACCTCGTCGCGGAGTCCTTCCGCGGCGCGGGCACCGAGGCGTTCACCGCCGACCGGGCGACCCTCACCGTCGTCGACCCGATGCGGATCGACATGTGCAACATCAGCTTCCACGCGGTACAGGAGCAGTTGCCGCTGCCGCCGGCCACCGACACCATCGGCAGCGACTACTTCCTCATGCACGTCGTGCATGACGCCGGACTGCCCGGTGTGCTGCACAACCGCGACATCGTCAACTTCTACACGCCGGAGCGCCGCACGGGCGCCGGCTTCACCGCGTACCAGACGCGGTTCGTGAAGTTCTTCCTGTCGATGCTCTACTTCAACGCGCTGTACGACCGGATGGCGCGGACCGGCGGGGCGCTGCTCGACGCGGACCACCGGCTGCGGGTGCCCCTGATCGCGGAGATGGTCCGCGAGAGTGCCGCTCACGACCGTACGGAGAACGTCGAGCGGCTGGACACGCTCGATGCGGCCTACCGCAAACTGGGCGGGAAGTACGCCGACTTCGCCGACTCCCTCGCCGGCCGCAGGGAACGGCTGCTGGACGAGGCGCGCGGCGACATCGAGGACTTCGCGTTCCTCATCGAGGAGTGGGGCCCGCTGATCGACGCGAGCCGTGCCCTCGGACTCGGCGGGACCGGCGGACCGGACCCGGCCCGCCCCGGGGACGGGCAGCCGGCTTGAGACCGCCGATGACGCGACCGAACGCGTCCCTGCGCGCCGCGCTGGCCGACTCGGCCGAGGACACGATCATCTTCGACCTGGGTGGCGTACGTGAGCGCTACGAGAGCCTGGTCCGCGAACTGCCCGGGGTGGCCGTCCGGTTCGCCATGAAGGCCTGCCCCGTCGACGAGGTGCTCGACTGCCTCGCCGAGTGCGGGGCCGGATTCGATGCGGCGAGCCCGCGGGAGATCGTCCAGGCCCTCGCCACCGGTGTGCCGGCCGACGCCGTGCACTACGGCAACACCATCAAGTCCGACCACAACATCGCCGACGCCTACCGCCTCGGCATCCGGGACTTCGCGACCGACAGCCGGGAGGATGTCGCGGCGATCGCCGCCCGTGCTCCCGGCTCCCGGGTCTTCTGCCGGCTCGCCACCGACGGGGAGGGGGCCCTGTGGGGCCTCAGCAACAAGTACGGCTGCTCGGCCGACGACGCGGTGCGCGTCATGGAGTCCGCGCGGGACGCGGGGCTGGTCCCCTCGGGGCTCTCCGTCCACGTCGGTTCGCAGCAGATGACGGCCGGGGCATGGCGGAGCGCCTTCGAGCGGATCGGCGATGTGCTGGCCGCGCTGCGCCGCCGCGGCATGGTCCTGGACCAGGTGAACCTCGGCGGCGGGCTGCCCGCGTCCGGATACCTCGACACGCGGGGCAGGCCGCTCGATCCGCCGACGGACAAGATATTCGCGGTGATCAGGGAAGGCACCCAGCAGTTGCGGGACGAGTTCGGGGAGCACCTCACGTTCCTGGCGGAACCGGGCCGTTACCTCGTCGCCGACCAGGGCGCCATCCGGGCGCACGTGGCCCGGCTGACCTCGCGCGAGCAGCCCGGCGGTGAGCGCGCGCACTGGCTCTACCTCAGCTGCGGCAAGTTCAACGGCCTCTACGAGATGGACGCGCTGCAGTACCGGCTCGTCTTCCCGACGCACCCGGACGGCCCGTACGTACCGGCGGTCGTCGCGGGGCCCACCTGCGACAGCGATGACGCCTACGCGCACGAGCACGGCCTCGTCCAGGTGCCCGAGGCGCTCGCCTCGGGCGATCCGGTGTGGGTGATCTCCGCGGGCGCCTATGCGACCAGCTACATGACGCAGGGGTTCAACGGCTTCAGCCCACTGCCGTACGTCTGCGTGGGCGACGGGAGCACCGAGGCGTCCCCTCCCCACGAGCCGGCCGCGCGGAAGGTGCCTCTCGGATGAGCCCGACCCGCCACGGCGTACGCGTACGGCACCTGTCGGACGACGACTGGGACGCGGTCGTCGCCCTGGAGTTCCACACCTACGACCCGGCCGGTCTCTCGGAGGGCCGCGCCGCGCTGGAGTCCCGGGTCCGCGCGTCGCCGTCGACGTGCTTCGTCCTGCACCTGGAGGGGCGGCTCGCCGGCTACGCGCTGGCGCTGCCCTACCCGGAGTCCGCCTACCCGGAGCTGGCCGGCACCGACGAGACCGCGTTCGAGTCGAGCAACCTCCATCTGCACGACCTCGTCATCGCCGAGCACCTGCGCGGCCGCGGCCTCGGCAGGCACCTGCTGCGCCACCTGAGTGCCACGGCCGCCGCGCACGGCTTCGAGCGGATGTCCCTGGTCGCTGTCGGCGGCAGCGACACCTTCTGGGCGGGCAACGGATTCACCGCGCACCAGGGGATCGTGCCCTCCGGGAGCTACGGGGCCGACGCCGTGTACATGAGCAGGACCGTGGTGGCCGGCCGGGCGCAGGCGGTGGACGGGACGGCCACCGCGGGCATGACGGCCACGGCCGGCCGGGCCGTGGCCGGGGCGGTGACCGTGACCCTGGACCGGACTCCCGCGGCCGCCCGGGGCGGCGGGCAGGAGGCGCGGGCCGTGCGGGTGCCCGCGCCGGTGCCCGGCGCCGGGAAGCCGCACGCCGCCAACATGAGCGCGCCGCGCGGCTCGTCAACGCACCGACAGAAGGGCTGATACGCGTGTTCCGCGTCCACGATCCGTTCCGACGGGCACAGCTGGCGATCGCCGCGCTGTTCTGCACCCTCGGCTTCCAGTACGCCACCTGGGCCTCACGGGTCCCGGCGATCAAGGCGCACCTGGGCCTGAGCACGGCCGAGGTGGGCCTGCTGCTGATGGCCACCGGGGTGGGGGCGGCCGCCTCCTTCCCGCTGGTGGCATGGCTGATGAGGCGGCTCGGATCCCAGCGGCTCGCGCTGCTGTCCGCCCTCGGCCTCGCCCTGCTGCTGTTCGCGCTCGCGTCGGCGCCGAACTACCCGGTCGCCCTGGTGATCATGCTGGCCGACGGTGTCCTCGTCGGCGGGCTCAACGTCTCGATGAACGCGCAGGGAGCCGCTCTCGAAGTCCGGTACAAGCGCAACGCGATGGCCAGGCTGCACGCCACGTTCAGCGCCGGGTCCCTGGGGGCCGCCCTGCTCGCGTCCGGTATGAACGCCCTGACCTCCGCCGTCCTCACGCACTTCGCCGTGGCGGCCGTCCTCCTGCTGCTGCTGGTCGGATACGCGCGATCCGGGCTGATGGCGGAGGAGGGAGCAGGGGCCGCCGACGGGCAGGACGGGCAGGTCGCCGCCGCGGGGGCGGACAAGCCGGCGAAGAAATCCGGCCGGTGGTCCCTGCCGACCCGTATGACCCTGTGGATGTGCTGCGCGATGGCGTTCGGCACCGTGACCGAGGGCGCCATGAACGACTGGTCCGCCCTCTACCTCAAGGACGTCGCGAAGGCGTCGGCGGAACTCGCGCCCCTGGGCATCGCCGTCGTCTCCGGCATGATGGTGCTGGCCCGCATCTTCGCGGACGGCTGGCGCAGCCGCTGGGGCGACGGACGCATCGTCACGTTCGGCAGCGCCCTGGCCGGGGTGGGCCTCGCGCTCGCCCTGCTGAGCGGCGGCACGGTGCCCGCGCTGATCGGGTTCGCCTGTGTCGGCCTCGGCATCGCGGCCGTCACCCCCTGCGTCTACGTGGCTGCCGCGGCGCAGGGCTCGGACGCCCTGACCCTCGTCGCCGCCATGGGGACCACGGGTCTGCTGGGCGGTCCGCCGGTCATCGGATTCATCGC
Encoded proteins:
- a CDS encoding GNAT family N-acetyltransferase, coding for MSPTRHGVRVRHLSDDDWDAVVALEFHTYDPAGLSEGRAALESRVRASPSTCFVLHLEGRLAGYALALPYPESAYPELAGTDETAFESSNLHLHDLVIAEHLRGRGLGRHLLRHLSATAAAHGFERMSLVAVGGSDTFWAGNGFTAHQGIVPSGSYGADAVYMSRTVVAGRAQAVDGTATAGMTATAGRAVAGAVTVTLDRTPAAARGGGQEARAVRVPAPVPGAGKPHAANMSAPRGSSTHRQKG
- a CDS encoding type III PLP-dependent enzyme, which gives rise to MTRPNASLRAALADSAEDTIIFDLGGVRERYESLVRELPGVAVRFAMKACPVDEVLDCLAECGAGFDAASPREIVQALATGVPADAVHYGNTIKSDHNIADAYRLGIRDFATDSREDVAAIAARAPGSRVFCRLATDGEGALWGLSNKYGCSADDAVRVMESARDAGLVPSGLSVHVGSQQMTAGAWRSAFERIGDVLAALRRRGMVLDQVNLGGGLPASGYLDTRGRPLDPPTDKIFAVIREGTQQLRDEFGEHLTFLAEPGRYLVADQGAIRAHVARLTSREQPGGERAHWLYLSCGKFNGLYEMDALQYRLVFPTHPDGPYVPAVVAGPTCDSDDAYAHEHGLVQVPEALASGDPVWVISAGAYATSYMTQGFNGFSPLPYVCVGDGSTEASPPHEPAARKVPLG
- a CDS encoding glycoside hydrolase family 3 protein, translating into MSSSKHNQDVRALALSVLQPGFAGTEAPDWILRAIGAGLSSVVLFTRNIASPQQVARLTAQLRAENPSLIIAIDEEAGDVTRLESATGSTRPGNFALGAVDDVELTECVARDLGRQLHAAGVSLDYAPSVDVNSNPDNPVIGVRSFGIETAVVSRHAGAWVRGLQSAGVAACAKHFPGHGDVAVDSHHGLPSYEADLDRIAEQALPPFRAALDAGVRAVMSGHLLVPAYDPDLPATLSRRILVELLRKELGFDGLIVTDAIEMGAVTNLYGIGGATVKAVLAGADAVCVGGESAEESTTRLLADALVDAVRSGELPEERLVEAAERVREFADWSVRLGSAVPVDPVSGDIGYVAARRAIRLSGPADDVLPLTAAPHVVELVPSTNLAIAKETPWGVAVPLRERLPGTTFVRVHPQELAERAALLQEYALAPAAGRPIVVVVRDAARHAWMGRALADLTVARPDAIVVEMGLPGACAPGALHIFTHGATAASGVAAAEVLAGAR
- a CDS encoding phytanoyl-CoA dioxygenase family protein, with amino-acid sequence MQASDRYLYRVPSDVPYFSRDADTYLAQTPLRELRKEHKLRVLSEEDFTFWQTYGYIVVKQAVPTAVAEQLLEFAWDFQGLDPQRPETWYEEREYRSDLDRELHIYGFVEAYQHQLIWDNRQAQRVYDAFVDVWDCEELWVTLDRLNLNPPNVRTRDRALIPSTERGFDIKLHWDIDSTLGVVPQRVQGIIALNDTKPDQGGFQCNPELFRHFDRWKVDQPADRDPIRPAYDPAEFPVVRPDLEAGDLLIWNGALAHGVAPNISTDGVRAVQYLSMMPALESHEELRRSRVNSWRTLSTPEWNGTLLGDRDKHESLRYGPAELSDLGSKLLGLTSWTGERFDESTGDGTCAESA
- a CDS encoding MFS transporter — encoded protein: MFRVHDPFRRAQLAIAALFCTLGFQYATWASRVPAIKAHLGLSTAEVGLLLMATGVGAAASFPLVAWLMRRLGSQRLALLSALGLALLLFALASAPNYPVALVIMLADGVLVGGLNVSMNAQGAALEVRYKRNAMARLHATFSAGSLGAALLASGMNALTSAVLTHFAVAAVLLLLLVGYARSGLMAEEGAGAADGQDGQVAAAGADKPAKKSGRWSLPTRMTLWMCCAMAFGTVTEGAMNDWSALYLKDVAKASAELAPLGIAVVSGMMVLARIFADGWRSRWGDGRIVTFGSALAGVGLALALLSGGTVPALIGFACVGLGIAAVTPCVYVAAAAQGSDALTLVAAMGTTGLLGGPPVIGFIANAGSLVWGMGAVAGCALVVTLCATRISWPSAAVGTDAAPGPDDAPGVPEGRIAPLAEAAES
- a CDS encoding DUF6271 family protein, with translation MRRICLTLPTNRECAGTIAAVHEEAAHAARHFDVEVHLLVLDSSGAADFAAHAEAVRRAPRVPGVVVHHLGESGQRDFLRRVIRHADVPKPDLMLDLMLPGGVSYGACTNRAFLIAAALGCRSVHRRDSDSRYQVLDGAPVFPIHHELMSLGKRAGDAAGGVTSSDLDPRYADRPVSMVAGSFVGELSVDIGEIQELDPEVYVDVVSLWAPVDWSDKQKRDLVAESFRGAGTEAFTADRATLTVVDPMRIDMCNISFHAVQEQLPLPPATDTIGSDYFLMHVVHDAGLPGVLHNRDIVNFYTPERRTGAGFTAYQTRFVKFFLSMLYFNALYDRMARTGGALLDADHRLRVPLIAEMVRESAAHDRTENVERLDTLDAAYRKLGGKYADFADSLAGRRERLLDEARGDIEDFAFLIEEWGPLIDASRALGLGGTGGPDPARPGDGQPA